The following coding sequences are from one Sphingobium sp. Cam5-1 window:
- a CDS encoding VCBS domain-containing protein, translated as MDFEREWNVDAAADRQQAHDPVLDALAARVKGHHIQPGTMRTAAAGPDGVVVLPAGTDINQIEVDGRNLIVTLPDGTQMVILDGAVVMPHIIVGDVEIPSVNLAALLIGEEPQPAAGPARSSGGNFLAAEGDVGNPHGLGDLLPPTELAFTQPEQREILPIAPEEDHVPELEVPTSGPGTVVDESGLGTVNRPGGSPGSNEPAPVETTAGTITYVAVDTPATISINGQVVTGPGQTIVGAHGTLTITSVAPGAIEYSYTLADNTSGDTVTDNFTVTVTDADGDSVTKALVVNVIDDVPTAHDDLAHQGAEGAPVVINAFTNDVFGADGVDIDNNPAVRVTIVSGPAEGAVAYDPATGLFTFTPAAGQEGTATFVYQIQDGDGDTSQATVTVTLEPDSTPTVEVQAGSDTQVDESALNPNGSNAESTAETAAGTLIVTTGNDTVGSLVINNVDVTNGGTVQGSFGTLTVTGSPASGYSYSYTLETATSGDNTKDSFAVAVTDSDGDTAGTTLTIGIVDDQPHAIDDVGNVVVEDAATNSLSGNVLSNDVSGADTPKSFVAWGADAAVVAQLNSYGTLVQNSDGSWSYVLDNSRAATQALGSGFSQDFTLHYTMQDADGDQSPATLTITVKGADDSASVVTAAATGPDATVYEAGLPSGTAHDGSHVTSGSFTVSATDGIASITVGGTSFTLAQMQAFGTTNGVVNTGEGTLLLTGYNAATGAVSYSYTLLATIDNDSKAGATLTEFDDSVTVSVTGISGTSGSDTLIVRIVDDAPHAVNDAGGTLTEDVAGSLSGNVLTNDVSGADTPKSFVAWGADAAVVAQLNSYGTLVQNSDGSWSYVLDNSRAATQALGSGFSQDFTLHYTMQDADGDQSPATLTITVKGADDSASVVTAAATGPDATVYEAGLPSGTAHDGSHVTSGSFTVSATDGIASITVGGTSFTLAQMQAFGTTNGVVNTGEGTLLLTGYNAATGAVSYSYTLLATIDNDSKAGATLTEFDDSVTVSVTGISGTSGSDTLIVRIVDDAPHAVNDAGGTLTEDVAGSLSGNVLTNDVSGADTPKSFVAWGADAAVVAQLNSYGTLVQNSDGSWSYVLDNSRAATQALGSGFSQDFTLHYTMQDADGDQSPATLTITVKGADDSASVVTAAATGPDATVYEAGLPSGTAHDGSHVTSGSFTVSATDGIASITVGGTSFTLAQMQAFGTTNGVVNTGEGTLLLTGYNAATGAVSYSYTLLATIDNDSKTGATLTEFDDSVTVSVTGISGTSGSDTLIVRIVDDAPHAVNDAGGTLTEDVAGSLSGNVLTNDVSGADTPKSFVAWGADAAVVAQLNSYGTLVQNSDGSWSYVLDNSRAATQALGSGFSQDFTLHYTMQDADGDQSPATLTITVKGADDSASVVTAAATGPDATVYEAGLPSGTAHDGSHVTSGSFTVSATDGIASITVGGTSFTLAQMQAFGTTNGVVNTGEGTLLLTGYNAATGAVSYSYTLLATIDNDSKAGATLTEFDDSVTVSVTGISGTSGSDTLIVRIVDDAPHAVNDAGGTLTEDVAGSLSGNVLTNDVSGADTPKSFVAWGADAAVVAQLNSYGTLVQNSDGSWSYVLDNSRAATQALGSGFSQDFTLHYTMQDADGDQSPATLTITVKGADDSASVVTAAATGPDATVYEAGLPSGTAHDGSHVTSGSFTVSATDGIASITVGGTSFTLAQMQAFGTTNGVVNTGEGTLLLTGYNAATGAVSYSYTLLATIDNDSKTGATLTEFDDSVTVSVTGISGTSGSDTLIVRIVDDAPHAVNDADSVTEGLGNKADGNVFTGVGGTDANSTDGTADTIGADGAAPGGAVTGARVGTEAGGGALTGVSAAGTTISGTYGDLLIKSDGSYTYTLKTASIPAGVTSETFTYQIKDGDGDTDLAQLVISLNQDGRVPDVTGDTSTVYEDGLADGLQHGAASETDTTGQFTVNANGESYTLTLDGDANPMTITAVGDQVVTSKGVLTITSISAPDVNGVVTYGYSYTLDHALTHSGQGEINPLTDTISMTVTDATGDSDATPGSIVVSIVDDVPTLSSVTDLSVANSIHTYSGNDINFTYGADEAGSITLTHLTDITGIVYTGDGTGTVTASVNGTPYFTVSVDQVTGDYTVDVLTTRPVIDTPLSFSNIAPGNYTTVTLPGGQVFDGVSYGSGTTTAQAFTNDGSTINPSGNGFGVANNLVNDNEGFLFSNPDSSSLSFDVNFQPNTSTVTVSWATYAGGTPTAGSVPLQTGTFLVTKDADGITHVDIDPTLDFDHMVVRFDYSESGNPAARVENFSVTQQVIPDDRVLQFAVTVKDADGDIVTSTTPTTTIDVTFQGGAPVPPVAIDLDGDGLEFVDRSLGVTHDYGSGAVSTAWVSSDDGLLAHATGGSYDIVFADDAPGAKSDLEGLRLAYDGNGDGVFDAHDAAYSEFGVWQDLNSNGVVDGGEFKSLADMGIASIKLTSDGQSYQAAGGDVTVLGEATFTRTDGTTGTVGDVVFATSKDVDLAKTESTTSGFNQALIAASLVAVAGAAETVEQAPAPVVAQAETTVDTAPAATTSTAPEPANEGDASTSVSSESQDSHAADQPVERASHSGSDDAAPDHATLSGGDDAPVHAANDDGQAQPALDDHQGLLAQAVNLPVFDGNAAALVAAHEAAPNAQAAQVVAEALGHAGVPNIDALLAALPGGEHAPVLLNPVAGDAGDAGHLMAMAASVFDAAMVAHEAMAVAHG; from the coding sequence ATGGATTTCGAGCGCGAATGGAATGTCGATGCCGCCGCTGACCGTCAGCAAGCGCATGACCCGGTGTTGGATGCACTCGCTGCTCGGGTGAAGGGGCACCATATCCAGCCAGGCACAATGCGCACAGCGGCCGCTGGCCCGGATGGCGTTGTCGTCCTTCCTGCCGGAACCGACATCAATCAAATAGAGGTCGATGGCCGCAACCTGATCGTCACGTTGCCGGACGGCACTCAGATGGTGATCCTGGACGGCGCGGTCGTAATGCCGCACATCATTGTCGGCGACGTGGAAATTCCTTCGGTCAACCTTGCGGCGCTGTTGATCGGCGAGGAACCGCAGCCCGCTGCTGGTCCGGCTCGCAGCTCTGGCGGCAATTTCCTGGCAGCTGAGGGGGACGTCGGAAATCCTCACGGCCTGGGCGATCTGCTCCCACCGACCGAATTGGCCTTTACGCAGCCTGAACAGCGGGAAATCCTCCCCATCGCGCCGGAAGAAGATCATGTGCCTGAACTGGAGGTCCCCACCTCCGGCCCTGGCACTGTCGTGGACGAGTCCGGCCTCGGCACGGTAAACCGTCCCGGCGGATCTCCTGGTTCGAACGAACCGGCCCCGGTCGAGACGACCGCCGGTACCATCACCTATGTTGCGGTTGATACACCCGCGACGATCAGCATCAACGGCCAGGTCGTCACTGGACCGGGGCAAACGATAGTCGGCGCTCACGGTACGCTGACGATTACCAGTGTTGCTCCAGGTGCGATCGAATACAGCTATACATTAGCCGACAATACTTCGGGCGATACTGTGACCGACAATTTCACGGTAACGGTTACCGATGCTGACGGGGACAGCGTCACCAAGGCGCTGGTGGTCAACGTCATCGATGACGTGCCTACCGCGCACGATGACCTGGCTCACCAGGGTGCAGAAGGTGCGCCGGTCGTCATCAACGCATTTACCAATGACGTGTTCGGCGCAGATGGGGTCGATATCGACAATAATCCCGCCGTGCGCGTGACGATTGTGAGCGGTCCAGCAGAAGGAGCGGTGGCATACGACCCCGCGACCGGGCTGTTCACCTTCACTCCGGCGGCTGGGCAGGAAGGCACGGCAACCTTTGTCTACCAGATTCAGGATGGCGATGGCGATACCTCCCAGGCGACAGTCACTGTCACCCTGGAGCCCGATTCTACGCCGACCGTGGAGGTTCAGGCTGGGTCAGACACGCAGGTCGATGAGTCTGCGCTCAATCCCAATGGCTCCAATGCGGAATCCACGGCGGAGACCGCCGCTGGAACGCTGATTGTTACGACCGGAAACGACACGGTCGGCTCGCTGGTCATCAATAATGTGGATGTGACCAATGGCGGGACCGTCCAGGGCAGCTTCGGCACCCTGACCGTCACCGGATCCCCGGCATCGGGATACAGCTATAGCTATACGTTGGAAACGGCGACATCGGGCGACAACACGAAGGATAGCTTCGCCGTCGCCGTCACCGATAGTGATGGAGACACCGCAGGCACGACGCTGACTATCGGTATCGTGGATGACCAGCCGCACGCCATTGATGATGTCGGCAATGTTGTCGTCGAAGATGCTGCCACCAACAGCCTGTCGGGCAATGTGCTGAGCAACGATGTGTCTGGCGCGGATACGCCCAAGAGCTTTGTTGCCTGGGGCGCGGATGCAGCGGTGGTGGCGCAGCTCAATAGCTACGGCACGCTGGTGCAGAATAGCGATGGCAGCTGGAGCTATGTGCTGGACAACAGCCGGGCGGCGACGCAGGCGCTGGGCAGCGGGTTCAGCCAGGACTTCACGCTTCATTACACGATGCAGGATGCGGACGGCGACCAGTCGCCCGCGACCCTGACGATCACGGTGAAGGGCGCGGATGACAGCGCGAGCGTGGTGACGGCGGCAGCGACGGGTCCGGACGCGACCGTCTATGAGGCGGGCCTGCCGAGCGGCACGGCGCATGACGGCAGCCATGTGACCAGCGGCAGCTTCACGGTGAGCGCGACCGACGGGATCGCGAGCATCACGGTGGGTGGCACGAGCTTCACCCTGGCGCAGATGCAGGCGTTCGGCACGACCAATGGCGTTGTGAACACGGGCGAGGGGACGCTGCTGCTGACCGGCTACAATGCCGCGACCGGGGCGGTGAGCTACAGCTACACGCTGCTCGCGACGATCGACAATGACAGCAAGGCGGGCGCGACCCTCACCGAGTTTGACGACAGCGTCACGGTGAGCGTGACCGGCATCAGCGGCACCAGCGGCAGCGATACGCTGATCGTGCGGATCGTCGATGATGCGCCGCATGCGGTCAATGATGCGGGCGGCACGCTGACCGAGGATGTGGCGGGTAGCCTGTCGGGCAATGTGCTGACCAACGATGTGTCGGGTGCGGACACGCCCAAGAGCTTTGTTGCCTGGGGCGCGGACGCGGCGGTGGTGGCGCAGCTCAACAGCTACGGCACGCTGGTGCAGAATAGCGATGGCAGCTGGAGCTATGTGCTGGACAACAGCCGGGCGGCGACGCAGGCGCTGGGCAGCGGGTTCAGCCAGGACTTTACGCTCCACTATACGATGCAGGATGCGGACGGCGACCAGTCGCCCGCGACCCTGACGATCACGGTCAAGGGTGCAGACGACAGCGCGAGCGTGGTGACAGCGGCAGCGACGGGTCCGGACGCGACCGTCTATGAGGCGGGCCTGCCGAGCGGCACGGCGCATGACGGCAGCCATGTGACCAGCGGCAGCTTCACGGTGAGCGCGACCGACGGGATCGCGAGCATCACGGTGGGTGGCACGAGCTTCACCCTGGCGCAGATGCAGGCGTTCGGCACGACCAATGGCGTTGTGAACACGGGCGAGGGGACGCTGCTGCTGACCGGCTACAATGCCGCGACGGGAGCGGTGAGCTACAGCTACACGCTGCTCGCGACGATCGACAATGACAGCAAGGCGGGCGCGACCCTCACCGAGTTTGACGACAGCGTCACGGTGAGCGTGACCGGCATCAGCGGCACCAGCGGCAGCGATACGCTGATCGTGCGGATCGTCGATGATGCGCCGCATGCGGTCAATGATGCGGGCGGCACGCTGACCGAGGATGTGGCGGGTAGCCTGTCGGGCAATGTGCTGACCAACGATGTGTCGGGTGCGGACACGCCCAAGAGCTTTGTTGCCTGGGGCGCGGACGCGGCGGTGGTGGCGCAGCTCAACAGCTACGGCACGCTGGTGCAGAATAGCGATGGCAGCTGGAGCTATGTGCTGGACAACAGCCGGGCGGCGACGCAGGCGCTGGGCAGCGGGTTCAGCCAGGACTTTACGCTCCACTATACGATGCAGGATGCGGACGGCGACCAGTCGCCCGCGACCCTGACGATCACGGTCAAGGGTGCAGACGACAGCGCGAGCGTGGTGACAGCGGCAGCGACGGGTCCGGACGCGACCGTCTATGAGGCGGGCCTGCCGAGCGGCACGGCGCATGACGGCAGCCATGTGACCAGCGGCAGCTTCACGGTGAGCGCGACCGACGGGATCGCGAGCATCACGGTGGGTGGCACGAGCTTCACCCTGGCGCAGATGCAGGCGTTCGGCACGACCAATGGCGTTGTGAACACGGGCGAGGGGACGCTGCTGCTGACCGGCTACAATGCCGCGACGGGAGCGGTGAGCTACAGCTACACGCTGCTCGCGACGATCGACAATGACAGCAAGACGGGCGCGACCCTCACCGAGTTTGACGACAGCGTCACGGTGAGCGTGACCGGCATCAGCGGCACCAGCGGCAGCGATACGCTGATCGTGCGGATCGTCGATGATGCGCCGCATGCGGTCAATGATGCGGGCGGCACGCTGACCGAGGATGTGGCGGGTAGCCTGTCGGGCAATGTGCTGACCAACGATGTGTCGGGTGCGGACACGCCCAAGAGCTTTGTTGCCTGGGGCGCGGATGCAGCGGTGGTGGCGCAGCTCAATAGCTACGGCACGCTGGTGCAGAATAGCGATGGCAGCTGGAGCTATGTGCTGGACAACAGCCGGGCGGCGACGCAGGCGCTGGGCAGCGGGTTCAGCCAGGACTTCACGCTCCATTATACGATGCAGGATGCGGACGGCGACCAGTCGCCCGCGACCCTGACGATCACGGTGAAGGGTGCAGACGACAGCGCGAGCGTGGTGACGGCGGCAGCGACGGGTCCGGACGCGACCGTCTATGAGGCGGGCCTGCCGAGCGGCACGGCGCATGACGGCAGCCATGTGACCAGCGGCAGCTTCACGGTGAGCGCGACCGACGGGATCGCGAGCATCACGGTGGGTGGCACGAGCTTCACCCTGGCGCAGATGCAGGCGTTCGGCACGACCAATGGCGTTGTGAACACGGGCGAGGGGACGCTGCTGCTGACCGGCTACAATGCCGCGACGGGAGCGGTGAGCTACAGCTACACGCTGCTCGCGACGATCGACAATGACAGCAAGGCGGGCGCGACCCTCACCGAGTTTGACGACAGCGTCACGGTGAGCGTGACCGGCATCAGCGGCACCAGCGGCAGCGATACGCTGATCGTGCGGATCGTCGATGATGCGCCGCATGCGGTCAATGATGCGGGCGGCACGCTGACCGAGGATGTGGCGGGTAGCCTGTCGGGCAATGTGCTGACCAACGATGTGTCGGGTGCGGACACGCCCAAGAGCTTTGTTGCCTGGGGCGCGGACGCGGCGGTGGTGGCGCAGCTCAATAGCTACGGCACGCTGGTGCAGAATAGCGATGGCAGCTGGAGCTATGTGCTGGACAACAGCCGGGCGGCGACGCAGGCGCTGGGCAGCGGGTTCAGCCAAGACTTCACGCTCCATTATACGATGCAGGATGCGGACGGCGACCAGTCGCCCGCGACCCTGACGATCACGGTGAAGGGTGCAGACGACAGCGCGAGCGTGGTGACGGCGGCAGCGACGGGTCCGGACGCGACCGTCTATGAGGCGGGCCTGCCGAGCGGCACGGCGCATGACGGCAGCCATGTGACCAGCGGCAGCTTCACGGTGAGCGCGACCGACGGGATCGCGAGCATCACGGTGGGTGGCACGAGCTTCACCCTGGCGCAGATGCAGGCGTTCGGCACGACCAATGGCGTTGTGAACACGGGCGAGGGGACGCTGCTGCTGACCGGCTACAATGCCGCGACGGGAGCGGTGAGCTACAGCTACACGCTGCTCGCGACGATCGACAATGACAGCAAGACGGGCGCGACCCTCACCGAGTTTGACGACAGCGTCACGGTGAGCGTGACCGGCATCAGCGGCACCAGCGGCAGCGACACGCTGATCGTGCGGATCGTCGATGATGCGCCGCATGCGGTCAATGATGCGGACAGTGTAACGGAAGGTCTTGGCAACAAGGCCGACGGCAATGTGTTCACCGGGGTTGGCGGCACGGACGCTAACTCGACCGACGGCACGGCGGACACGATCGGCGCAGACGGCGCGGCGCCTGGCGGTGCGGTCACGGGGGCTCGGGTGGGCACCGAAGCTGGTGGCGGTGCGCTGACGGGGGTGAGTGCTGCGGGTACGACGATCAGCGGCACCTATGGCGATCTGCTGATCAAGTCGGATGGCAGCTACACCTACACGCTCAAGACCGCGTCGATCCCGGCGGGGGTGACGAGCGAGACCTTCACCTATCAGATCAAGGATGGGGACGGCGACACCGACCTGGCCCAGCTGGTGATCAGCCTGAACCAGGATGGCCGCGTGCCCGATGTGACGGGCGACACGAGCACGGTCTATGAGGATGGTCTGGCCGACGGTTTGCAGCATGGCGCGGCCAGCGAGACCGACACGACTGGCCAGTTCACGGTCAATGCCAATGGCGAGAGCTACACGCTGACGCTTGATGGCGATGCCAATCCGATGACGATCACGGCGGTGGGCGATCAGGTGGTGACCAGCAAGGGCGTGCTGACGATCACCTCGATCTCGGCACCGGACGTGAACGGCGTCGTGACCTATGGCTACAGCTATACGCTGGATCATGCGCTGACGCACAGCGGCCAGGGCGAGATCAACCCGCTGACCGACACGATCAGCATGACGGTGACTGACGCCACCGGCGACAGCGATGCGACGCCTGGATCGATCGTCGTCTCTATCGTGGATGATGTTCCGACATTGTCTTCCGTCACAGATTTGTCGGTGGCGAATTCCATTCACACCTATAGCGGGAATGACATCAACTTCACCTATGGCGCTGATGAGGCGGGCAGCATCACGCTCACTCATCTGACTGACATAACGGGAATTGTTTACACGGGCGATGGCACCGGAACGGTGACAGCCAGCGTCAATGGCACTCCCTATTTCACGGTATCCGTTGATCAGGTGACAGGCGATTATACTGTGGACGTGCTGACTACACGACCAGTGATCGATACGCCGCTCAGCTTCAGTAACATCGCGCCTGGCAATTACACGACGGTTACCTTGCCAGGCGGGCAGGTGTTCGACGGCGTTTCCTACGGCAGCGGGACGACGACGGCCCAAGCCTTCACCAACGATGGATCGACGATCAATCCGTCAGGCAACGGCTTTGGCGTCGCGAACAACCTCGTCAATGACAATGAAGGCTTCCTGTTCAGTAATCCCGACTCTTCGTCCCTGAGCTTCGACGTCAATTTCCAGCCGAACACATCGACGGTGACTGTGAGCTGGGCGACCTATGCGGGCGGCACGCCGACAGCTGGCTCGGTGCCACTTCAAACCGGCACTTTCCTCGTTACGAAGGACGCTGACGGGATCACCCATGTCGATATCGATCCGACACTCGATTTCGATCACATGGTTGTCCGTTTTGATTACAGCGAGAGCGGCAATCCGGCGGCGCGCGTTGAAAATTTCAGCGTAACGCAGCAAGTCATTCCTGACGATCGGGTGCTCCAGTTCGCGGTCACGGTGAAGGACGCAGATGGTGACATTGTCACCAGCACGACGCCCACCACCACGATCGATGTTACCTTCCAAGGCGGAGCGCCGGTTCCGCCGGTCGCGATCGACCTCGACGGTGACGGTCTGGAATTTGTCGATCGTTCGCTGGGTGTCACCCACGATTATGGCAGCGGTGCGGTCAGCACGGCCTGGGTCTCTTCCGACGACGGCCTGCTCGCTCATGCGACGGGCGGTTCTTACGACATCGTCTTCGCCGACGATGCGCCGGGGGCGAAGAGCGATTTGGAAGGTCTGCGCCTTGCCTATGACGGCAATGGCGATGGCGTGTTCGACGCCCATGATGCCGCTTATTCCGAATTCGGCGTCTGGCAGGATCTGAACAGCAACGGTGTGGTCGATGGCGGCGAGTTCAAGTCGCTGGCCGACATGGGCATCGCATCGATCAAGCTGACCTCTGATGGCCAGAGCTATCAGGCGGCGGGCGGCGACGTGACGGTGCTGGGTGAAGCGACCTTCACTCGTACTGACGGCACGACGGGCACTGTCGGTGACGTGGTGTTCGCCACCTCCAAGGATGTCGACCTCGCCAAGACGGAAAGCACGACCAGCGGCTTCAACCAGGCGCTGATAGCGGCGAGCCTGGTGGCGGTGGCCGGTGCTGCCGAAACGGTGGAGCAGGCGCCTGCTCCGGTCGTTGCGCAGGCCGAGACGACAGTGGATACCGCACCGGCGGCTACAACCAGCACGGCGCCTGAGCCTGCCAACGAAGGTGACGCCAGCACATCGGTGTCGAGCGAAAGCCAGGATAGCCATGCTGCGGATCAGCCGGTCGAACGGGCGAGCCATAGCGGCAGCGACGATGCGGCTCCAGATCATGCGACGCTTTCGGGCGGCGATGATGCACCGGTTCATGCCGCCAATGATGATGGCCAGGCGCAGCCCGCGCTGGACGATCATCAGGGCTTGCTCGCCCAGGCGGTTAATCTCCCGGTCTTCGACGGCAATGCGGCGGCGCTCGTTGCGGCGCATGAGGCGGCTCCGAATGCGCAAGCAGCACAGGTGGTCGCCGAAGCTTTGGGCCATGCAGGGGTGCCAAACATCGATGCGTTGCTGGCCGCATTGCCGGGGGGCGAGCATGCGCCAGTGCTGCTCAATCCGGTTGCGGGCGACGCCGGCGATGCAGGCCATCTGATGGCGATGGCGGCCAGTGTCTTCGATGCGGCGATGGTCGCGCATGAAGCGATGGCGGTCGCTCACGGGTGA
- a CDS encoding OmpA family protein, which translates to MRNRLRSIASFGLAAGMMSTGALAASASPLMQMGNSELKGALKSRYDTAVAAAGDASLRAAQDSRWTWAVEAKNQCGIALGFMKSGTKDADSINKCDDFVARLSAPPPPPVPTAASAPPALDCTAPAVSIFFDWNMDTPLPEGAATINQLTQSAAQCGWTRFGVTGYTDTSGGKGYNDGLSLRRAQNVAGLMSQGGIAMDAMTVSGLGETQLKIETADNVREPMNRRVEVTASTN; encoded by the coding sequence ATGCGGAACAGGTTGAGAAGCATCGCTTCCTTCGGCCTAGCGGCGGGGATGATGTCGACGGGGGCCTTGGCGGCATCCGCTTCGCCCCTGATGCAGATGGGCAATTCGGAGCTTAAGGGCGCGCTCAAAAGCCGTTATGACACGGCCGTTGCGGCGGCTGGCGACGCAAGCCTACGGGCAGCGCAGGACAGCCGCTGGACCTGGGCCGTGGAGGCCAAGAACCAGTGCGGCATTGCGCTGGGCTTCATGAAATCCGGCACTAAGGATGCGGACAGCATCAATAAGTGCGACGACTTTGTGGCACGCCTTTCGGCGCCGCCACCGCCGCCGGTGCCGACCGCAGCTTCAGCCCCACCCGCGCTGGACTGCACGGCACCGGCGGTGTCCATATTCTTCGACTGGAACATGGACACGCCGCTGCCCGAGGGCGCGGCGACGATCAACCAACTCACGCAATCGGCGGCCCAGTGCGGTTGGACGCGGTTCGGCGTTACTGGCTACACCGATACGTCGGGCGGCAAGGGCTATAATGACGGGCTGTCGCTGCGCCGGGCGCAGAATGTCGCCGGGCTGATGAGCCAGGGTGGTATCGCGATGGACGCGATGACCGTCAGCGGGCTGGGCGAGACCCAGCTGAAAATCGAAACTGCCGATAATGTGCGCGAACCGATGAACCGTCGGGTCGAAGTCACTGCCAGCACGAATTGA
- a CDS encoding TolC family protein: MTILRKTCGSLMALCAATMVTTGWAQTTDLKSAIAAAIDSHPEINQAIQNKEAIEFEREQAKGLYLPRVSVEGSAGIRRLENNTRRTLGIGDQTLYPLEASVLAEETLFDSGYRSAEKRRQAARIDGAALRVGERSQFVALNVTRQYLDYMLQQRVVAAAEDNIAFHRKLLGDLGEGVSKGSISIADQQQAEERLQSALVRKSEAEQDLTNAAISFRTLTGLSIDQVSMPDAVTSAVPPTLDEAIAGARANNPLIREAEADIQAAHAVVDEAESELGPKVVLEGRGRVGEDVDGFRGSTNDVQGRVVLRWQLFDGGINRAKVQEMTRRASEARFRLSQRQREAEDDVRTAWNRWDTEKKRLTDLSRQGTVSDSLLVSYREQFNVGRRSLLDVLDTQNTRFNTQVRTETSRFSEIFAQYQILAATNQLLDTLGIAQPSGANPYARKKYDVPDLPPAELQRRRYPG, from the coding sequence ATGACAATCCTGCGCAAGACATGCGGCAGCCTGATGGCGCTGTGCGCCGCGACCATGGTAACGACCGGCTGGGCACAGACTACGGACCTGAAGAGCGCCATTGCGGCGGCGATCGACAGTCATCCGGAAATCAACCAGGCGATCCAGAACAAGGAAGCCATCGAGTTCGAACGGGAACAGGCAAAGGGCTTGTATCTGCCCCGGGTCAGCGTGGAAGGATCGGCTGGCATTCGTCGGCTGGAGAATAACACGCGGCGGACGCTCGGCATCGGCGACCAGACGCTCTATCCGCTGGAAGCGAGCGTGCTGGCCGAAGAAACGCTGTTCGATTCGGGCTATCGCAGCGCTGAAAAGCGGCGTCAGGCCGCGCGGATCGACGGAGCTGCGCTGCGCGTGGGCGAACGGTCGCAGTTCGTCGCGCTGAACGTCACGCGGCAGTATCTGGATTATATGCTGCAACAGCGGGTCGTTGCCGCGGCTGAGGATAATATCGCTTTCCACCGCAAGCTGCTGGGCGACCTGGGCGAGGGCGTGTCGAAGGGGTCGATCAGCATCGCTGACCAACAGCAGGCCGAAGAGCGGCTGCAATCAGCGCTGGTCCGCAAGAGCGAAGCTGAGCAGGACCTGACCAACGCGGCGATCAGCTTCCGCACTCTGACCGGTCTTTCGATCGATCAAGTGTCGATGCCCGATGCGGTGACGAGCGCTGTACCGCCGACGCTGGACGAAGCGATTGCGGGCGCGCGCGCCAACAACCCGCTGATCCGGGAAGCTGAGGCTGACATCCAGGCTGCCCATGCGGTCGTAGACGAGGCGGAGTCCGAGCTTGGACCCAAGGTTGTACTGGAAGGGCGCGGCCGCGTCGGTGAGGATGTGGACGGCTTTCGTGGCAGTACCAATGATGTGCAGGGGCGTGTCGTCCTGCGTTGGCAGCTTTTCGATGGCGGTATCAACCGGGCGAAGGTCCAGGAAATGACCCGTCGGGCCAGCGAGGCGCGTTTCCGGCTCAGCCAGCGTCAGCGCGAGGCGGAAGATGATGTACGCACTGCCTGGAACCGTTGGGATACGGAAAAGAAGCGGCTGACCGACTTGTCGCGTCAGGGCACGGTGTCTGATTCCCTGCTGGTGTCCTATCGCGAGCAGTTCAACGTCGGCCGCCGGTCGCTGCTCGACGTGCTGGATACGCAGAATACCCGCTTCAATACGCAGGTGCGGACGGAAACCTCCCGCTTCTCTGAAATCTTCGCGCAATATCAGATTCTGGCGGCGACCAATCAGTTGCTCGACACTCTGGGGATAGCCCAGCCTTCGGGCGCCAATCCCTATGCGCGCAAGAAATATGATGTCCCGGACCTTCCGCCCGCCGAATTGCAGCGGCGGCGCTATCCGGGCTGA